The following coding sequences are from one Thamnophis elegans isolate rThaEle1 chromosome 5, rThaEle1.pri, whole genome shotgun sequence window:
- the CNN3 gene encoding calponin-3 isoform X2 yields the protein MTHFNKGPSYGLSAEVKNKIALKYDPQVEEDLRSWIEEVTGMSIGPNFQLGLKDGIILCELINKLHPGSIKKINQSKLNWHQLENIGNFIKAIQQYGMKPHDIFEANDLFENGNMTQVQTSLVALAGLAKTKGFHTTIDIGVKYAEKQARSFDAGKLKAGQSVIGLQMGTNKCASQAGMTAYGTRRHLYDPKMQTDKPFDQTTISLQMGTNKGASQAGMPAPGTRRDIYDQKVTLQPIDNTTISLQMGTNKVASQKGMSVYGLGRQVYDPKYCAAPTEPVIHNGSQGTGTNGSEISDSDYQLPLML from the exons ATTGCTTTGAAATATGATCCACAGGTAGAAGAAGATCTCCGCAGCTGGATTGAAGAAGTTACTGGCATGAGCATTGGCCCAAATTTCCAGCTGGGCTTAAAGGATGGCATTATACTATGCGA gcttatCAACAAACTTCACCCAGGatcaataaagaaaataaaccagTCCAAGTTAAACTGGCATCAG CTGGAGAACATTGGAAATTTTATCAAGGCTATACAACAATATGGCATGAAACCACATGATATTTTCGAAGCAAATGATCTCTTTGAGAATGGAAATATGACCCAAGTTCAAACATCATTGGTGGCCCTTGCAGGCTTG GCAAAAACCAAGGGATTCCACACTACAATTGATATTGGCGTTAAATATGCAGAAAAACAAGCCAGAAGTTTTGATGCCGGAAAACTCAAAGCTGGACAAAGTGTGATAGGTTTGCAG ATGGGGACTAACAAATGTGCCAGCCAGGCAGGAATGACAGCTTATGGAACTAGGAGACATCTCTATGATCCAAAGATGCAAACAGACAAGCCATTTGACCAGACAACAATTAGCCTGCAGATGGGGACTAATAAAGGAGCCAGTCAG gcAGGGATGCCTGCACCAGGAACAAGGCGAGACATCTATGACCAGAAGGTCACATTACAGCCCATTGACAACACTACAATTTCACTACAGATGGGCACCAACAAAGTGGCCTCACAGAAGGGGATGAGTGTGTATGGGCTTGGACGGCAAGTGTATGATCCTAAATATTGTGCTGCGCCAACCGAACCGGTCATTCATAATGGAAGCCAAGGAACAGGAACTAATGGATCAGAAATCAGTGATAGCGATTATCAG TTGCCTTTAATGCTGTAA
- the CNN3 gene encoding calponin-3 isoform X1, translated as MTHFNKGPSYGLSAEVKNKIALKYDPQVEEDLRSWIEEVTGMSIGPNFQLGLKDGIILCELINKLHPGSIKKINQSKLNWHQLENIGNFIKAIQQYGMKPHDIFEANDLFENGNMTQVQTSLVALAGLAKTKGFHTTIDIGVKYAEKQARSFDAGKLKAGQSVIGLQMGTNKCASQAGMTAYGTRRHLYDPKMQTDKPFDQTTISLQMGTNKGASQAGMPAPGTRRDIYDQKVTLQPIDNTTISLQMGTNKVASQKGMSVYGLGRQVYDPKYCAAPTEPVIHNGSQGTGTNGSEISDSDYQVEYPDDYHGEYQDEYQRDYHGQYSDHGIDY; from the exons ATTGCTTTGAAATATGATCCACAGGTAGAAGAAGATCTCCGCAGCTGGATTGAAGAAGTTACTGGCATGAGCATTGGCCCAAATTTCCAGCTGGGCTTAAAGGATGGCATTATACTATGCGA gcttatCAACAAACTTCACCCAGGatcaataaagaaaataaaccagTCCAAGTTAAACTGGCATCAG CTGGAGAACATTGGAAATTTTATCAAGGCTATACAACAATATGGCATGAAACCACATGATATTTTCGAAGCAAATGATCTCTTTGAGAATGGAAATATGACCCAAGTTCAAACATCATTGGTGGCCCTTGCAGGCTTG GCAAAAACCAAGGGATTCCACACTACAATTGATATTGGCGTTAAATATGCAGAAAAACAAGCCAGAAGTTTTGATGCCGGAAAACTCAAAGCTGGACAAAGTGTGATAGGTTTGCAG ATGGGGACTAACAAATGTGCCAGCCAGGCAGGAATGACAGCTTATGGAACTAGGAGACATCTCTATGATCCAAAGATGCAAACAGACAAGCCATTTGACCAGACAACAATTAGCCTGCAGATGGGGACTAATAAAGGAGCCAGTCAG gcAGGGATGCCTGCACCAGGAACAAGGCGAGACATCTATGACCAGAAGGTCACATTACAGCCCATTGACAACACTACAATTTCACTACAGATGGGCACCAACAAAGTGGCCTCACAGAAGGGGATGAGTGTGTATGGGCTTGGACGGCAAGTGTATGATCCTAAATATTGTGCTGCGCCAACCGAACCGGTCATTCATAATGGAAGCCAAGGAACAGGAACTAATGGATCAGAAATCAGTGATAGCGATTATCAGGTAGAATATCCAGATGACTATCACGGGGAGTACCAAGATGAATATCAAAGAGATTACCACGGTCAATACAGTGACCATGGCATTGATTACTAG